One genomic window of Paenisporosarcina antarctica includes the following:
- a CDS encoding PstS family phosphate ABC transporter substrate-binding protein, which translates to MKNMKFFMMSAMIGTSLILGACGSEETEGTEKTGEATESLSGSVSGDGSSTVAPITEALVEEYSAVQPDVKVTAGVSGTGGGFEKFISGETDFSNASRPIKEEEAAKLEEAGIDFTELEIAYDGLSIVVNSENDWAKDLTVEDLKKLWVEDGTTKKWSDINPEWPDEDVVFYSPGTDSGTYDYFNEIILEDEDIVKSTTLSEDDNVLVQGVKGDKNAIGFFGYAYYLANKDSMNIVTIDGIEPTNETIESGDYTPLSRPLFVYVKNSSVKENESVYDFMKYSLENAGEMAEAVGYVSLPEEKYKEDLEALEGLK; encoded by the coding sequence ATGAAAAACATGAAATTCTTTATGATGTCAGCAATGATTGGTACAAGCCTAATATTAGGTGCTTGTGGTAGTGAAGAAACTGAAGGTACAGAAAAAACAGGAGAAGCTACAGAAAGTTTATCCGGTTCAGTATCTGGTGATGGTTCATCTACAGTAGCTCCAATTACAGAAGCATTAGTTGAAGAATACTCAGCTGTTCAACCTGACGTAAAAGTAACTGCTGGTGTTTCTGGTACAGGTGGAGGTTTTGAAAAATTCATCTCAGGTGAAACAGATTTCTCAAATGCTTCTCGCCCAATTAAAGAAGAGGAAGCGGCTAAACTTGAAGAAGCAGGCATTGACTTTACTGAATTAGAAATTGCTTATGATGGGTTATCAATTGTTGTTAACTCAGAAAATGACTGGGCTAAAGACTTAACAGTTGAAGACTTGAAAAAATTATGGGTAGAAGATGGAACAACTAAAAAATGGTCTGACATAAATCCTGAATGGCCTGATGAAGACGTAGTATTCTACTCTCCAGGGACAGATTCTGGTACGTATGATTACTTTAATGAAATTATTCTTGAAGATGAAGATATTGTGAAATCAACAACTCTTTCTGAAGATGATAATGTATTAGTTCAAGGCGTAAAAGGTGACAAAAATGCAATCGGATTCTTCGGGTATGCGTATTACTTAGCTAACAAAGACTCAATGAACATTGTTACAATCGACGGCATAGAACCAACAAATGAAACAATCGAATCCGGTGACTATACACCACTATCTCGTCCATTGTTTGTCTATGTTAAAAATTCATCAGTAAAAGAAAATGAATCGGTTTATGACTTCATGAAATATTCACTTGAAAATGCTGGTGAAATGGCTGAAGCAGTTGGCTATGTAAGCTTGCCAGAAGAAAAATATAAAGAAGATCTTGAAGCATTAGAAGGATTGAAATAA
- the pstC gene encoding phosphate ABC transporter permease subunit PstC yields MALNEQKDKKSVQQLIAIQKGKKGKKWFEKSIPVILFVIASISVLTTFGIVFTLIFETFEFFRRVPILDFIFGKEWLPFSNSQPRYGILPLIAGTLKVTLIAVVVAVPIGLASAIYLSEYASDNMRRVIKPVLEVLAGVPTIVYGFFALTFVTPLLQQFIPELKIFNALSPGIVVGIMILPMIASLSEDAMSSVPNSIREGALALGATKLEVAMKVVLPAALSGIMASIVLAVSRAIGETMIVALAGGSTPRFDMDMTDSIQTMTAYIVQVATGDAGYGTTIYYSIYAVGFTLFLFTLLMNWLAHAISKRFREEY; encoded by the coding sequence ATGGCTTTGAATGAACAAAAAGACAAAAAGTCTGTTCAACAATTGATAGCTATACAAAAGGGAAAGAAAGGGAAAAAATGGTTTGAAAAATCAATTCCCGTCATACTTTTTGTGATTGCTTCTATTTCAGTGTTAACAACGTTTGGTATTGTTTTTACATTAATTTTTGAAACGTTTGAGTTCTTCCGGCGTGTGCCTATCTTAGACTTTATATTCGGTAAAGAATGGTTACCGTTCTCAAATAGTCAACCGCGCTATGGTATTTTGCCATTAATTGCAGGAACACTAAAAGTGACACTCATTGCTGTAGTGGTTGCAGTACCAATTGGATTAGCATCAGCAATATACTTAAGTGAATATGCAAGTGATAATATGCGTCGTGTTATTAAACCAGTTCTTGAAGTATTAGCAGGAGTACCTACAATTGTATATGGCTTTTTTGCCTTAACATTTGTTACACCACTGTTACAACAATTCATACCTGAGTTAAAGATTTTTAATGCATTAAGCCCGGGTATTGTGGTAGGAATCATGATTTTGCCAATGATTGCTTCTCTCTCTGAAGACGCAATGTCATCAGTACCAAATTCAATTCGTGAAGGAGCATTAGCTTTAGGCGCAACTAAATTAGAAGTTGCAATGAAAGTTGTATTACCAGCTGCACTGTCTGGTATTATGGCTTCAATTGTACTCGCAGTATCTCGTGCAATAGGTGAGACAATGATTGTTGCTCTAGCTGGTGGTTCGACGCCTCGTTTTGATATGGATATGACAGATTCTATACAAACAATGACTGCTTATATTGTTCAAGTTGCTACAGGTGATGCAGGATATGGCACGACAATATATTACTCAATATACGCTGTCGGTTTTACACTATTCCTCTTTACGCTTCTCATGAACTGGTTAGCTCATGCGATTTCAAAACGCTTTAGGGAGGAATATTAA
- the pstA gene encoding phosphate ABC transporter permease PstA has protein sequence MRYIDHASVVKRMSGRMIVNKIFQAIFLVATLFALLTLGVLFYRIISQGMGFLTPDFFMNFSSRFPEKAGIKAALVGSLWMMAVVAPVSLILGVGSAIYLEEYATKNKINSFIRMNIANLAGVPSVVFGLLGLTIFVRALSLGNSILAAGFTMSLLILPVIVVASQESIRAVPKELREASYAMGATKWQTIAKVVLPSAIPGILTGGILALSRAIGETAPLVVIGIPVIIQFLPENFLSQFTAMPMQIFDWAKRPQEAYQSVAAAGIIVLMIFLLAMNSIAVIIRNKFQKRY, from the coding sequence ATGAGATATATTGATCATGCATCCGTTGTCAAACGTATGAGTGGCAGAATGATTGTAAACAAGATATTTCAAGCAATATTCTTGGTGGCAACATTATTTGCTTTATTAACTTTAGGTGTGTTGTTTTACCGAATTATTAGTCAAGGCATGGGTTTTTTAACACCTGACTTTTTCATGAATTTTTCTTCGCGTTTTCCTGAAAAAGCAGGAATAAAGGCAGCACTTGTTGGTTCGCTTTGGATGATGGCGGTTGTAGCGCCAGTATCATTAATTCTAGGTGTTGGATCAGCTATTTATTTAGAGGAATACGCGACAAAAAATAAAATTAATAGTTTTATTCGCATGAATATCGCTAATTTAGCGGGAGTTCCATCAGTTGTATTTGGTTTACTTGGTTTAACAATATTTGTTAGAGCATTATCACTAGGAAATAGTATTTTAGCTGCAGGATTTACGATGAGTTTACTCATACTACCTGTTATAGTGGTTGCCTCTCAAGAATCAATTCGAGCAGTACCAAAAGAATTACGTGAAGCTTCGTATGCAATGGGTGCTACCAAATGGCAAACCATTGCAAAAGTTGTCCTTCCATCAGCAATCCCTGGTATTTTAACAGGTGGAATTTTAGCGCTTTCGCGAGCAATTGGGGAAACGGCACCACTGGTTGTAATCGGAATTCCAGTTATTATACAATTCTTACCAGAAAACTTTCTTAGTCAATTCACTGCCATGCCAATGCAGATTTTTGACTGGGCAAAACGACCACAGGAAGCATATCAAAGCGTTGCGGCAGCAGGAATTATTGTCTTGATGATTTTCCTATTAGCTATGAATTCAATTGCTGTGATAATTCGAAATAAGTTTCAAAAACGCTATTAA
- the pstB gene encoding phosphate ABC transporter ATP-binding protein PstB, whose translation MVQLKVKNIKTANKSNENLEFIDKKIVYDTRQLNLWYGNHHALKNIDLAIKENEVTAIIGPSGCGKSTYIKTLNRMVELVPSVKTSGQIIYRDRNILDANYDVEELRTKVGMVFQKPNPFPKSIYDNIAYGPRIHGIKNKKILDEIVEKSLRGAAIWEEVKDRLNDNAYSVSGGQQQRICIARALAIEPDVILMDEPTSALDPISTLKVEELVQELKENYSIIIVTHNMQQAARISDQTAFFLNGEIVEFDHTDTIFSTPSDKRTEDYISGRFG comes from the coding sequence ATGGTTCAATTAAAAGTGAAGAATATAAAAACAGCAAATAAAAGTAATGAAAATCTAGAATTTATAGATAAAAAAATTGTTTATGATACACGACAACTAAATTTATGGTATGGCAATCACCATGCTTTGAAAAATATTGATTTAGCAATAAAAGAAAATGAAGTAACAGCGATTATCGGACCTTCGGGTTGTGGGAAATCAACATATATTAAAACGTTGAATCGTATGGTGGAGTTAGTACCATCTGTCAAAACTTCCGGACAAATAATTTATCGCGATCGCAATATTTTGGATGCGAATTATGATGTAGAGGAACTGCGCACGAAAGTAGGAATGGTATTCCAAAAACCAAATCCTTTCCCAAAATCAATTTATGATAATATTGCATACGGTCCTCGTATTCATGGAATAAAAAACAAGAAAATATTAGATGAAATTGTAGAGAAAAGTTTGCGTGGTGCTGCCATTTGGGAAGAAGTTAAAGACAGATTAAACGATAATGCTTACAGTGTATCTGGTGGACAACAACAACGTATTTGTATCGCACGTGCTCTTGCTATTGAACCAGATGTAATTTTAATGGATGAGCCTACATCAGCTCTTGATCCAATTTCGACACTGAAAGTTGAAGAGTTGGTACAAGAACTAAAAGAAAACTATTCGATCATTATCGTGACACATAATATGCAACAAGCAGCTCGTATTTCTGATCAAACAGCATTCTTCTTAAATGGAGAAATTGTTGAGTTTGATCACACGGATACCATTTTTTCTACACCTTCTGACAAACGAACAGAAGATTACATTTCAGGACGCTTTGGTTGA
- the phoU gene encoding phosphate signaling complex protein PhoU — protein sequence MVVREKFEQELKEVQDQFIALSSLAISTLNKSFNALISYEVDDALSIIENDVYINRLEEEINDRVILLIAKQQPVATDLRRLIVYIKAAHDMERVGDYAVNIAKETIRMGKTEFASPINNIEKMRTITITMLNEVMKAFIEENIEEARKVAELDDQVDNLYGQTIHQLLKEGSDNPKSLSQVTQLAFVCRYLERSADHATNIAEELIYMVKGRHYELNN from the coding sequence ATGGTAGTTAGAGAAAAATTTGAACAAGAGCTTAAAGAGGTTCAAGATCAGTTTATAGCACTTAGTAGTCTAGCGATTTCTACACTAAATAAATCTTTTAATGCTTTGATTAGTTATGAAGTTGATGATGCATTATCAATTATTGAAAATGACGTGTATATCAATCGTTTAGAAGAAGAAATAAACGATCGTGTGATTTTATTAATAGCGAAGCAACAACCTGTTGCTACAGACTTACGTCGTTTAATCGTTTATATAAAGGCAGCGCATGATATGGAACGAGTAGGTGACTACGCAGTGAACATTGCAAAAGAAACTATTCGTATGGGAAAAACTGAATTTGCATCTCCAATTAATAATATTGAAAAAATGCGAACAATTACGATAACCATGCTTAATGAGGTAATGAAAGCATTTATTGAAGAAAATATTGAAGAAGCACGTAAAGTTGCAGAACTTGATGACCAAGTAGATAACTTATATGGACAAACAATTCACCAACTATTAAAAGAGGGTTCTGATAACCCAAAATCATTAAGTCAAGTGACACAATTGGCTTTCGTTTGTCGTTACTTAGAACGATCGGCCGATCATGCAACAAATATTGCGGAAGAATTAATTTATATGGTAAAAGGGCGTCATTACGAATTAAATAATTAA
- the rpmG gene encoding 50S ribosomal protein L33: protein MRVNITLACTDCGERNYISKKNKRNNPERLEMKKYCSREKKMTTHRETK, encoded by the coding sequence ATGCGCGTTAACATCACACTTGCTTGCACAGATTGCGGCGAGCGCAACTATATTTCAAAGAAAAACAAGCGTAACAATCCGGAACGTCTTGAAATGAAAAAATATTGCTCACGTGAAAAGAAAATGACTACACACCGTGAAACAAAATAA
- a CDS encoding 5-formyltetrahydrofolate cyclo-ligase, which translates to MEKSILRKITLQVLNNLDLLEHQQNSHKIHKKILVEESIKKAQVIGITLSSFPEVDTWGLIEELWKRGKRVAVPKCEPLTRGMTFYEIESFDQLEVVYMKLNEPIPNVTKKVEASQIGVLIVPGVVFNKKGYRIGFGGGYYDRFLSGYEGTTIALAFTSQIVEEVPVERYDLPVEYILTESTRIECSKI; encoded by the coding sequence TTGGAAAAGTCTATATTACGAAAAATTACCTTACAAGTATTAAATAATCTTGATTTACTCGAACATCAACAAAATTCACATAAAATACATAAGAAAATATTAGTAGAAGAAAGTATAAAAAAAGCACAGGTCATCGGTATTACTTTATCGTCTTTCCCAGAAGTTGATACTTGGGGGCTAATTGAAGAACTTTGGAAGAGAGGAAAAAGAGTAGCAGTCCCGAAATGTGAACCATTAACGCGAGGTATGACATTTTATGAAATTGAATCCTTTGATCAACTTGAAGTTGTTTATATGAAACTAAACGAGCCGATTCCCAATGTCACCAAAAAGGTCGAAGCATCACAAATAGGCGTGCTAATCGTACCGGGTGTAGTTTTTAATAAGAAGGGATACCGGATTGGGTTTGGTGGGGGCTATTATGACCGTTTCTTAAGTGGCTATGAAGGGACAACTATTGCTCTTGCATTTACTAGTCAAATTGTTGAAGAAGTTCCTGTTGAACGATATGACCTTCCTGTAGAATATATTTTAACTGAGTCAACACGTATCGAGTGTTCGAAAATATAG
- a CDS encoding LTA synthase family protein — translation MKNKRYLKHSILAAAILLTWIKTYVIYHISFDMKIENFMQQVILFINPLSFLLAIYGVSLFFKSVKGRNRYLLITSSILAFILYANVAFYRFFSDFITLPVLFQTSNFGDLGASAAESIYFTDVLYFIDVILLFVAMKWLPNAKEAVIVKPAIRRAYFVLAAAILFLNLGLAETERPQLLTRSFDRELLVKNIGTYNYHVYDIYIQSKSHAKRALADGSELVEVNNYVRSNQAKPNDEMFGTAEGKNLIIVTLESLQTFTINEEMNGEVVTPFLNELSKDKDTFYFPNFYHQTGLGKTSDSEFLVENGLYPLGNSAVFFTHSGNTYNSMAERLGEKGYFTNVMHANNKSFWNRDMMYNALNVEEFYDVESYDIAEGQAVNWGMKDIPFMEQSVEHMAEMPQPFYSRLLTLTNHFPFHLDEEDKLIPEFDSNSGTLNRYFQTVRYTDEAVKALFDDLKEKGLYENSIIMMYGDHYGISENHNEAMGQYLGKEVTPFESAQLQRVPMFIHIPGSNQGEVVEDVVGQIDIRPTLLHLLGVETSKDMQLGADVFSKDHEEFIVFRDGRFVTDEVVYAGDICYDKETGEETEAEACAPYIERAAEELGYSDEIINGDLLRFYDQKTGNLLIDETTEGK, via the coding sequence ATGAAGAATAAAAGATACCTTAAACATTCGATTTTGGCGGCAGCCATTTTACTTACCTGGATTAAAACATACGTGATATACCATATTAGTTTTGATATGAAAATTGAAAATTTCATGCAACAAGTGATATTGTTTATAAACCCATTGAGCTTTTTGCTGGCAATTTATGGTGTTTCATTATTCTTTAAATCAGTTAAAGGTAGAAATCGATATTTGTTAATAACAAGTTCAATTTTAGCATTTATTTTGTACGCAAACGTTGCATTTTATCGCTTCTTTAGTGACTTTATTACACTGCCAGTATTATTTCAAACGAGTAACTTCGGAGATTTAGGCGCATCTGCAGCAGAGAGCATCTATTTTACAGATGTATTGTACTTCATTGACGTTATATTGTTATTTGTAGCGATGAAATGGTTGCCAAATGCGAAAGAAGCAGTAATTGTCAAACCAGCCATTCGTCGTGCTTATTTTGTGTTAGCTGCTGCTATCCTATTCTTAAATTTAGGACTTGCGGAAACTGAGCGTCCACAACTTTTAACACGAAGCTTTGATCGTGAATTATTAGTGAAAAATATCGGAACTTACAATTACCATGTGTACGATATTTATATTCAATCAAAGTCTCACGCAAAACGTGCGTTAGCGGATGGTAGTGAGTTAGTTGAAGTAAATAACTATGTTCGTTCAAATCAAGCAAAACCAAATGATGAGATGTTTGGGACTGCTGAAGGCAAAAACTTAATTATTGTTACCTTAGAGTCATTACAAACATTTACGATTAACGAGGAAATGAATGGGGAAGTGGTCACGCCATTCTTGAATGAACTATCAAAGGATAAAGATACTTTTTACTTCCCGAACTTTTATCATCAAACTGGACTAGGAAAAACGTCTGACTCCGAGTTTTTAGTTGAAAATGGATTATACCCTTTAGGTAATAGTGCTGTATTCTTTACACATAGTGGGAATACGTATAATTCAATGGCTGAAAGATTAGGAGAAAAAGGTTATTTTACAAATGTTATGCATGCAAACAACAAGAGTTTTTGGAACCGAGATATGATGTATAATGCACTAAATGTGGAGGAATTCTATGATGTCGAAAGTTATGATATCGCAGAAGGCCAAGCAGTTAATTGGGGAATGAAAGATATTCCATTCATGGAACAATCTGTTGAACACATGGCAGAAATGCCTCAACCCTTTTATTCTCGATTACTGACATTAACAAATCACTTTCCATTTCATTTGGATGAAGAAGATAAACTTATCCCTGAGTTTGATTCCAATTCTGGTACATTGAATCGTTATTTCCAAACCGTTCGTTATACGGATGAAGCAGTTAAGGCTTTATTCGATGACTTAAAAGAAAAAGGATTGTACGAAAACTCAATTATTATGATGTACGGTGACCATTATGGTATTTCCGAAAATCATAATGAAGCAATGGGGCAATATTTAGGGAAAGAAGTTACACCGTTTGAAAGTGCGCAATTACAGCGTGTTCCGATGTTTATCCATATTCCAGGTTCTAATCAAGGTGAAGTAGTGGAAGATGTAGTTGGACAGATTGATATCCGTCCAACATTACTACATTTACTTGGTGTTGAAACAAGTAAAGATATGCAACTAGGTGCCGATGTCTTCTCTAAAGATCATGAAGAGTTTATCGTATTCCGCGATGGTCGTTTTGTTACTGATGAAGTGGTTTATGCGGGAGATATCTGTTATGACAAAGAAACAGGCGAAGAAACAGAAGCAGAGGCATGTGCACCTTATATTGAACGTGCAGCAGAAGAACTGGGATATTCTGATGAAATCATTAATGGAGATTTACTTCGTTTTTATGATCAAAAAACAGGAAATCTTTTAATTGATGAAACAACTGAGGGTAAATAA
- a CDS encoding DUF2759 domain-containing protein, translating to MNLLMVIFGLVAIFAAVGTYQSFKEKNLLGLVFNFGTFAVFGFFTVMTILNQGYPPSLH from the coding sequence ATGAACTTATTAATGGTTATTTTTGGCCTTGTTGCAATTTTTGCTGCTGTTGGTACTTATCAATCATTTAAAGAAAAAAATCTTTTAGGTTTAGTCTTTAATTTTGGTACTTTTGCGGTTTTCGGATTTTTCACAGTAATGACGATCTTGAACCAGGGCTATCCACCTAGTTTACACTAA
- a CDS encoding MBL fold metallo-hydrolase produces MLNIRTFPLGPLQTNCYVISNKEKHCLIIDPGEQGETLLKEIRRLQLKPLAILLTHAHFDHIGAVDVVREFFKIPVYIHQAEKSWLADSTKNGSARFRELPLVECKPADVLIEGEGQLEIGPFSCYMFYTPGHSPGSITYWFEEDGFAIVGDTLFQGSIGRTDLPHGNDKELIQSIHNKLLTLPENTICYPGHGNPTTPQEEMNQNPFLNGF; encoded by the coding sequence ATGCTAAATATACGAACGTTTCCACTAGGGCCATTACAAACGAATTGTTATGTGATATCCAATAAAGAAAAACATTGTTTGATTATCGACCCAGGTGAACAAGGAGAAACATTATTAAAAGAAATTCGAAGATTGCAGTTGAAGCCATTGGCAATACTATTAACGCATGCTCATTTTGACCATATTGGTGCTGTTGATGTTGTAAGAGAATTCTTTAAAATTCCAGTTTATATTCATCAAGCGGAAAAAAGTTGGTTAGCTGATTCAACTAAAAATGGTTCAGCCCGTTTTAGAGAACTTCCATTAGTTGAATGTAAACCTGCAGACGTTTTGATTGAAGGAGAAGGACAGTTAGAAATCGGCCCATTTTCATGTTATATGTTTTATACACCTGGTCATTCGCCAGGAAGTATCACCTACTGGTTTGAAGAGGATGGATTTGCTATTGTCGGAGATACCCTGTTCCAAGGTAGCATAGGTAGAACAGACTTGCCTCATGGTAATGATAAAGAGTTAATTCAATCCATTCATAACAAGCTGCTCACATTGCCTGAGAACACTATTTGTTATCCAGGTCATGGTAACCCAACGACTCCACAAGAAGAAATGAATCAAAATCCATTTCTAAACGGTTTTTAA
- a CDS encoding DUF2626 domain-containing protein: MNNMYKVMGFWTGIFAVMLYLGDMYTASLLLLANTGLFILLGFLNLSERMYIYIFGAYLTVFFAGFSYYTTFIHVPGTH; encoded by the coding sequence ATGAACAATATGTATAAAGTGATGGGTTTCTGGACAGGAATTTTCGCAGTTATGTTATATTTAGGTGATATGTATACGGCATCATTATTATTATTAGCAAACACAGGCTTATTCATTCTTTTAGGTTTCTTAAACCTTTCAGAACGCATGTACATCTATATCTTTGGTGCGTATTTAACAGTATTCTTTGCTGGCTTCAGTTACTATACGACATTCATTCATGTCCCTGGTACTCACTAA
- a CDS encoding Spx/MgsR family RNA polymerase-binding regulatory protein, protein MTELKFYTYPSCTSCRKTKKWLMANQIDFEERHLFRQTPTVEELIFLLSLTTEGLDEILATRSQSFKELNLDIEDLPLSQVVELIVKNPKLLRRPILTDGKQLVVGYQPEHLGTFCRKRKLFPAV, encoded by the coding sequence TTGACTGAACTCAAGTTTTATACGTATCCATCTTGTACATCTTGCCGAAAAACGAAAAAATGGTTAATGGCAAATCAAATTGATTTTGAAGAAAGACATTTATTTCGTCAAACACCAACGGTAGAAGAACTTATTTTTTTGTTATCTTTAACAACAGAAGGCCTAGACGAAATCTTAGCAACGCGTAGTCAATCATTTAAAGAATTAAATTTAGATATTGAAGATTTACCATTATCTCAAGTAGTCGAATTAATTGTGAAAAACCCGAAATTATTAAGAAGACCTATTTTAACTGATGGAAAACAATTAGTGGTGGGGTACCAACCAGAACATCTAGGTACTTTTTGCCGCAAAAGAAAATTATTCCCCGCAGTTTAG
- the comGA gene encoding competence type IV pilus ATPase ComGA, producing MSELLNIIEQKSEELINRAVLARASDIHLIPTRGLYTIYFRLHTKLVPAGKLHLDIGDRMISYFKFLSSLDISEKRKPQSGSFQETFNSQICSFRVSTLPSVQNKESLVIRVQLHDDSKPLHELSLFKETAQLLHELMMARQGLICITGPTGCGKTTTMYSLTSYSAHQLSRHVISLEDPVENSQSHLLQIQVNERSGISYASGLKAILRHSPDVIMIGEIRDVETARAAVQASLTGHLVITTVHAKNPVGCLYRLMDLGIPIDDLQQALLGITSQQLVITSYDREDDRVIPNRSSLYEILYGNTLEQAIEEIKDGRTFKMPQEFTLNAQFKRGVEMGVIQVPPITY from the coding sequence ATGAGTGAATTATTGAATATCATCGAACAGAAAAGTGAAGAGTTGATAAATCGGGCAGTTCTAGCTCGTGCTTCAGATATTCATTTAATTCCAACTAGAGGACTATACACGATTTATTTTCGGTTACACACAAAACTTGTCCCTGCAGGAAAGCTTCACCTGGATATAGGGGATCGCATGATTTCATACTTCAAGTTTTTATCCTCTCTCGATATCAGTGAAAAACGAAAACCTCAAAGTGGTTCATTTCAAGAAACCTTCAATTCTCAAATATGTTCATTTCGTGTTTCAACGTTGCCATCTGTTCAAAATAAAGAAAGTTTGGTAATTAGAGTCCAATTGCATGATGATTCTAAGCCTTTGCACGAACTATCTCTGTTTAAAGAAACGGCGCAATTACTACATGAGCTAATGATGGCTCGTCAAGGACTTATATGTATTACAGGTCCAACTGGTTGTGGAAAAACTACCACCATGTATTCATTAACTAGTTACAGTGCACATCAACTAAGTAGGCATGTAATTTCTTTAGAAGATCCAGTAGAAAATAGTCAATCTCATTTACTTCAAATTCAAGTAAATGAGCGCTCTGGCATTTCATATGCTTCAGGATTAAAAGCGATATTACGACATTCTCCAGATGTCATTATGATTGGAGAGATTCGTGACGTAGAAACAGCTCGAGCAGCTGTTCAAGCATCTCTAACAGGTCATTTAGTCATTACTACCGTTCATGCGAAAAATCCAGTAGGGTGTTTATATCGATTAATGGATTTAGGAATACCGATTGACGATTTGCAGCAAGCATTATTAGGGATAACTAGTCAACAACTGGTTATTACGTCTTATGATAGGGAAGATGATCGAGTTATTCCAAATCGTTCATCTTTGTATGAAATTTTATATGGGAACACACTTGAACAAGCGATAGAAGAAATCAAAGATGGCAGGACTTTTAAAATGCCTCAAGAATTTACACTTAATGCTCAGTTTAAAAGAGGGGTTGAGATGGGTGTTATTCAAGTACCTCCAATCACATATTGA